From the genome of Desulfofundulus luciae, one region includes:
- a CDS encoding ABC transporter ATP-binding protein: MWKDLVALWNLAKIYLKGKTGAILLGLFTSIIFSLTGLATPYLTRFLIDVVFHASRGDLLLPLLIICGVILIILFFTGIISDYVLVRTFERVKLLMRHDLFRRLLKAPVDFLLMQRSGELNYRLFGDTETIQSFFNRLLIGLPIDLLFIVIISSIMVGWNLRMALFVFAVLCLQVLVIIGFQKPLLKYALLQKGKAQFLSGFVVERFRNIQLTRTLNAGAMETDSFKSGLEELMGINVKAYMLGKFSELSVVLVNNIWSFGILWYGGRLVLAGQITLGTLMAFLLTAGMLYPRIASVVGSVLSFQDVRASLYRFLEYHRVMPAVHEPPEAVELLLEEGKVIFENVWFGYKPEEPVLKGLSATFEPRKITAVVGRSGVGKSTLARLLVRLYDPWEGRILIDNVDIRQVTIESLRNNIRYVIQGEFLFSGSIWDNICYGVGSCSEEQVFAAAGKAGADEFIMQLPEGFHTRIGEGGFQLSSGEAQRIALARLFLANPRIVVLDEPTSFLDPETESAIYQAIMDLKETATVIVIAHRPSTVKIADHIIVLDNGVVAEQGTHAELLGKKGLYAAIYTELCRREPGLPVKKEVCTPAPAGVSSNVISHGEGVS; encoded by the coding sequence ATGTGGAAGGATCTAGTAGCTTTGTGGAATCTGGCGAAAATCTACCTGAAGGGCAAGACGGGCGCAATTCTTCTCGGTCTTTTTACCAGTATCATCTTTTCCCTTACCGGCCTTGCCACCCCTTACTTAACCAGGTTTCTGATCGATGTTGTTTTTCATGCCAGCCGCGGGGATTTGCTCTTGCCGCTTTTGATCATCTGCGGGGTTATACTCATCATTCTGTTCTTCACAGGGATTATTTCGGACTACGTTCTGGTCAGGACTTTTGAGCGAGTTAAGTTGTTAATGCGGCACGACCTTTTCAGGCGATTGCTAAAAGCGCCTGTGGATTTCCTGCTGATGCAGCGCAGCGGGGAGCTGAATTATCGTCTCTTCGGGGATACGGAGACCATTCAAAGTTTCTTTAACCGGTTACTCATTGGACTACCTATTGATTTGCTCTTTATCGTTATCATTTCCTCTATAATGGTCGGCTGGAATTTGCGGATGGCGCTTTTCGTGTTCGCCGTGTTATGTTTGCAGGTACTGGTGATTATTGGGTTTCAGAAACCATTGTTAAAATACGCCCTTCTTCAGAAAGGCAAAGCACAATTTTTATCCGGTTTCGTGGTCGAGAGGTTTAGAAATATTCAGCTCACCAGGACGTTAAATGCCGGGGCGATGGAGACAGATAGCTTTAAGTCCGGTCTGGAAGAACTGATGGGTATAAACGTGAAAGCTTATATGCTCGGCAAGTTTTCTGAGTTATCCGTGGTGCTGGTTAACAACATCTGGTCCTTCGGCATTTTATGGTACGGGGGGCGGTTGGTATTAGCAGGGCAAATCACTCTGGGGACGCTTATGGCATTTTTGCTCACCGCAGGGATGCTATATCCCCGTATTGCCTCTGTTGTTGGTAGCGTCCTTTCTTTCCAGGATGTGCGTGCCAGTCTATACCGGTTTCTGGAGTACCATCGAGTAATGCCGGCGGTACACGAGCCTCCGGAAGCGGTCGAACTACTCTTGGAGGAAGGCAAGGTAATTTTCGAGAACGTCTGGTTCGGGTATAAGCCGGAAGAGCCGGTTTTAAAGGGATTAAGTGCTACCTTTGAGCCGCGAAAAATCACCGCGGTGGTCGGGAGAAGTGGAGTCGGTAAGAGTACGCTGGCGCGATTGCTGGTAAGGCTTTACGATCCCTGGGAGGGAAGAATTCTAATTGATAATGTCGATATCAGACAGGTCACAATAGAATCCTTGCGGAACAATATCAGGTACGTTATCCAGGGAGAGTTCCTTTTTAGCGGTAGTATCTGGGATAACATCTGCTATGGGGTGGGTTCCTGTAGTGAGGAGCAGGTTTTCGCTGCTGCCGGGAAGGCTGGAGCTGATGAGTTTATCATGCAACTGCCCGAAGGATTCCACACCCGGATCGGAGAAGGAGGGTTCCAACTATCCAGTGGCGAAGCCCAGCGGATTGCTCTCGCCCGGTTATTTTTGGCCAATCCCAGAATAGTTGTTCTGGATGAGCCCACCTCCTTCCTGGACCCGGAAACGGAGAGCGCCATATATCAGGCGATCATGGATCTTAAGGAAACCGCCACCGTTATTGTGATTGCACACCGGCCGTCCACCGTCAAGATAGCCGATCACATAATCGTGTTGGATAACGGCGTGGTTGCCGAACAAGGAACGCATGCCGAATTACTTGGTAAAAAAGGGTTATATGCGGCCATTTACACTGAACTGTGCCGGCGGGAACCCGGTTTGCCGGTAAAGAAAGAAGTATGCACTCCGGCACCGGCTGGAGTGTCCTCAAATGTGATTTCGCACGGGGAGGGTGTATCTTGA
- a CDS encoding AbrB/MazE/SpoVT family DNA-binding domain-containing protein, which yields MFPGQVILLADKVKVYTPKVGSKGLMTLPKEIRNALGIEEGDRVLLKVEPDGKVLLQKALVVPAPAPS from the coding sequence ATGTTTCCTGGTCAGGTGATTTTGTTGGCCGATAAAGTTAAGGTCTACACACCAAAAGTGGGCTCCAAAGGCCTAATGACACTCCCTAAAGAGATAAGAAATGCCCTTGGAATTGAAGAAGGCGACCGCGTATTGCTCAAGGTTGAGCCGGACGGGAAGGTTTTGCTACAAAAAGCCCTGGTCGTTCCCGCTCCTGCTCCGTCGTGA
- a CDS encoding AAA family ATPase produces the protein MARSDLLLSLVRAGAMGDQILFRKTVEAMAAEERAKQHHVLADRLLENVRSLPNNTQALHPVVGEQLQSLFYEIVPRRSLQDLILPEAVLTACQELLEEQHRMDLLRSYNLEPRHRVLLVGPPGNGKTALAEALAEGLTIPLIQVRYEGIIGSYLGETSQRLKRLFDYVRTRRCLLFFDEFDALGKERGDIHETGEIKRVVSSLLMQIDDLPSHVVVVTATNHPELLDRAVWRRFQIRLTLPAPSPKALEEWFRRFEARIGKPLGFAPRILAEKLKGLSFAEVEEFCMDVQRRYVLSLPQEDLKPIVAERLKQWKLRYNPPAAEQGAKKDGKKKTSVNLS, from the coding sequence GTGGCACGTTCCGACTTGCTGCTCAGTTTAGTGCGGGCAGGAGCTATGGGAGATCAAATACTATTTCGAAAGACCGTAGAGGCCATGGCCGCCGAAGAGCGGGCAAAACAGCATCATGTTTTGGCCGACCGGTTACTTGAAAATGTACGTTCCCTTCCTAATAACACCCAGGCTCTTCATCCAGTTGTTGGTGAGCAGCTACAGAGCCTGTTTTACGAGATTGTCCCCCGTCGATCCTTGCAGGATTTGATTCTACCCGAGGCCGTGTTGACTGCCTGCCAGGAGTTGTTGGAAGAGCAACACCGGATGGATCTGCTTCGCTCCTACAACCTGGAGCCCCGGCACCGGGTGCTCCTGGTAGGCCCACCAGGCAACGGCAAAACCGCCCTTGCGGAAGCCCTGGCCGAAGGCCTGACAATTCCCCTTATTCAAGTTCGCTACGAAGGGATTATCGGAAGCTACCTGGGAGAAACGTCCCAGCGTTTAAAACGTTTGTTTGATTATGTCAGAACCCGGCGCTGTCTACTGTTTTTCGATGAGTTCGATGCTTTAGGCAAGGAGCGGGGCGACATCCATGAAACGGGGGAGATTAAACGGGTTGTCAGTTCCCTTCTGATGCAGATTGATGATTTACCGAGCCACGTTGTGGTGGTCACGGCGACCAACCATCCGGAACTTCTGGACCGGGCTGTCTGGAGGAGGTTTCAAATTCGCCTGACTCTGCCGGCACCCAGTCCAAAAGCCCTGGAAGAGTGGTTTCGCCGGTTTGAAGCACGTATAGGCAAACCCCTGGGGTTTGCTCCGCGCATCCTGGCTGAAAAGTTGAAAGGGTTGAGTTTTGCAGAAGTTGAAGAATTTTGCATGGATGTACAGCGCCGTTATGTTTTATCATTGCCCCAAGAAGACCTAAAACCCATTGTAGCCGAGCGATTAAAACAATGGAAGTTACGTTATAACCCGCCTGCCGCTGAACAGGGAGCGAAAAAAGATGGAAAAAAGAAGACATCTGTTAATCTTTCCTGA
- a CDS encoding alpha-hydroxy-acid oxidizing protein, protein MPEGRRRFFGIVEYISMLQEAISVPVIAKEVGFGIPRETCLRLLEAEVSVIDVGGRGGTNFALIEHLRRRDDFAACFASWGIPTAVPLLECLDVARQSGRPVDVIASGGVTSGLDCFKLLSLGARAVGVAGHFLRSLMLGEAILEHEIRKFH, encoded by the coding sequence ATGCCCGAGGGTAGGCGCCGGTTCTTCGGCATCGTGGAATACATCAGCATGTTACAGGAAGCAATTTCCGTACCTGTAATCGCAAAGGAAGTAGGGTTCGGTATTCCACGCGAGACATGTCTGCGGCTGCTGGAGGCCGAAGTCTCGGTGATCGATGTCGGGGGCCGCGGTGGGACCAATTTTGCCTTGATCGAGCATCTACGCCGCCGGGATGACTTCGCCGCCTGTTTCGCCTCCTGGGGGATCCCCACGGCGGTACCCTTGCTGGAATGCCTGGATGTAGCCCGACAGTCTGGTCGGCCGGTGGACGTTATAGCTAGCGGCGGAGTGACTTCTGGGTTGGATTGCTTTAAACTGTTGAGCCTGGGTGCCCGCGCTGTCGGGGTGGCTGGCCACTTCCTGAGGAGTTTGATGCTGGGGGAAGCTATTCTGGAACATGAGATCCGCAAATTCCACTAG
- a CDS encoding ABC transporter permease: protein MRLDDLIHFAAGNLAAYRLRAALTISGIAIGIAAVIAVVAIGQGGRAVLVAELEKLGSTRAFEITVDHMRGEMATVGTFRLQDAVLIKEVSPYVEKMAPLTFSQMIDVRRPYSGTKPVLSQLIGTTADFTAVRNIPLQKGRFISPADVTGRQGVVVLDAALAEDLFPDTDPLGKQVFIKNIPATVVGILERESSLFMGMMNIRSAYVPITFAQEILNSQVIHQLAGVAVSREAVPQAIEDSLKVLKARHPGSGVHYTGLSVEEQLAAAGKVTSVMTLIIGAVAGIALLVGGIGVMNIMLVAVTERTREIGLLMALGARRRDILQLFLTEAVTLCLVGSIFGVLLGAGGALAIAHFAHWPPLISLWTVLLAFSFAAAVGLFFGLYPASRAASLSPAEALRHL, encoded by the coding sequence ATGAGGCTTGACGACCTCATCCATTTTGCAGCCGGAAATCTCGCCGCTTACCGGCTGCGAGCGGCATTGACCATTTCCGGTATTGCCATTGGCATTGCCGCGGTTATTGCTGTGGTGGCCATCGGCCAGGGCGGCCGGGCGGTGCTGGTCGCAGAATTGGAAAAACTGGGAAGCACCCGTGCTTTTGAAATCACAGTGGATCATATGCGGGGGGAAATGGCCACGGTTGGTACTTTCCGGCTGCAGGATGCTGTTCTGATTAAAGAAGTTTCCCCGTATGTGGAAAAGATGGCTCCCCTCACTTTCAGCCAGATGATCGACGTGCGGCGGCCGTACAGCGGGACAAAGCCCGTTTTATCACAGCTCATCGGAACCACCGCCGACTTTACCGCCGTCAGAAATATACCCCTGCAAAAAGGACGCTTTATCTCCCCGGCGGATGTAACAGGGCGCCAGGGGGTGGTGGTGCTGGACGCAGCGCTGGCGGAAGATCTTTTTCCGGACACGGATCCCCTTGGGAAACAGGTGTTTATCAAGAACATTCCGGCCACAGTGGTAGGCATCCTTGAAAGAGAATCCTCGTTGTTTATGGGAATGATGAACATAAGGAGCGCTTACGTTCCCATTACGTTTGCCCAGGAAATCTTAAACTCACAGGTCATCCACCAGTTAGCCGGGGTGGCGGTATCCAGGGAAGCCGTTCCCCAGGCTATAGAGGATAGCCTGAAAGTTCTCAAAGCCAGACACCCCGGCTCAGGTGTGCATTACACAGGCCTGTCAGTGGAGGAACAACTGGCTGCGGCAGGCAAGGTCACCTCGGTCATGACCCTGATCATAGGGGCGGTGGCCGGCATAGCTCTGCTTGTCGGAGGTATTGGAGTGATGAACATTATGCTGGTGGCGGTGACCGAACGCACCCGGGAAATAGGGCTTTTGATGGCCCTGGGCGCCCGCCGGCGGGACATTTTGCAGCTTTTTTTGACTGAAGCCGTAACCCTGTGCCTGGTAGGCAGTATTTTCGGCGTGCTGCTGGGCGCCGGCGGAGCTCTGGCTATTGCCCATTTTGCCCACTGGCCGCCGCTCATCTCTTTATGGACGGTGCTCCTGGCTTTCAGTTTTGCCGCTGCAGTAGGCCTGTTTTTCGGGCTGTACCCGGCCAGCCGGGCTGCTTCTTTAAGCCCGGCGGAAGCGCTGAGGCACTTGTGA
- a CDS encoding ABC transporter ATP-binding protein, translating to MIKLTGVSKVYGRGQAAVQALKDVTLEIKRNEFVAVMGPSGSGKSTFLSILGCLERPSGGEYCFDGRQVSSMSEDELAVLRNRRIGFIFQTFNLLPRFNILRNVELPLAYTGVPRKERRERAAALLTRVGLAHRLQHKPPELSGGEQQRVAIARALVTDPPLILADEPTGNLDSRTSHEIMAIFRELHKEGRTIIIVTHEPDIARYAGRILHFLDGTVVREEVTVQ from the coding sequence GTGATTAAGCTCACGGGAGTAAGCAAGGTATACGGTAGAGGCCAGGCGGCGGTTCAGGCGTTAAAAGACGTGACCCTGGAAATCAAACGGAATGAATTCGTAGCCGTGATGGGCCCGTCGGGCTCAGGCAAGTCCACTTTTTTAAGTATACTGGGTTGCCTGGAACGACCCAGTGGAGGCGAGTATTGCTTTGACGGGCGGCAGGTAAGTTCCATGAGCGAAGACGAGCTGGCAGTTTTGCGCAACAGGCGGATCGGCTTTATCTTTCAGACCTTTAATCTACTCCCCCGCTTTAACATCCTGCGCAATGTGGAGCTACCGCTGGCCTACACCGGCGTGCCGCGCAAAGAACGGCGGGAGCGGGCGGCAGCACTGCTCACCAGGGTGGGACTCGCCCACCGCCTGCAACATAAGCCCCCGGAGCTTTCCGGCGGCGAGCAGCAGCGGGTGGCTATCGCCCGGGCGCTGGTTACCGATCCCCCCCTCATTCTTGCCGACGAACCCACAGGCAATCTGGACAGCCGGACCAGCCACGAAATCATGGCCATTTTCCGGGAACTGCACAAGGAAGGTCGTACCATTATTATCGTCACTCACGAACCGGATATCGCCCGTTACGCCGGCCGCATCCTGCACTTCCTGGACGGAACGGTGGTCAGGGAGGAGGTAACGGTGCAATGA
- a CDS encoding S8 family peptidase: MTPRFQELERVFAARRAALLDDPSGTVPEQVLVLETVGSIKDFINAVKRIDGLEWMAELEAEFEPDEDFFLEKEPEKSLGGRLYLVLFNQQALLSLLSLWKQYVTDPGIRFQYGQNKWKSLFENLRDIRPWDWTDRLRDTGIEDFWRERVEVGEERVRFEAELWYRQHREDRHRSEQILRQVIAELEGQVISSAVIPEIHYHGVLAELPIGKIQNILERVDLRLLQCEQVMFFRPMGQAEILVSGVEPLLEEAVPSQEASFLQGETPVVALLDGLPLENHPCLAGRLIVDDPDGWSREYQARERKHGTAMASLIIHGDLENREPPLTRPIYVRPVMKPNPLDFNDPRAEEMPWDCLPVDLLHRAVKRIFEGEGGEKPQAGNIKIINFSIGDKNRPFDRVMSPLARLIDWLAWHYNVLVLVSGGNQRDDLVLDASREQVVSMAPEVLEEKVLQAVVKYARQRRLLSPAEAINALTVGATHEDTCNNFYTGYSLNPCVTKGMPSPLNPVGLGYRRTIKPEILMPGGKQLYQERYTGSGTETKMGIVVSPGRPPGQKVAWPGPNRGISQSVAFTCGTSNATALATRTAAQLYEYIVRELRSEPGGEQLKDQHIGVLLKALLVHGAEWGEAYRRFEHLFRTPRNAQTFKEFAARFFGYGRVNTERLFGCTEQRATLIGCGQLGDGQAHIYRVPLPPSLSGRRDNRRLIITLAWFTPINIGHQAYRRAALWFEPPLGPLGVQRQDAHWQAVRRGTVQHEVLEGEKAVAYTDGSFMEIKVNCRADAGQLSNQVPYGLAVTLAVKEGVNLPIYQEIRERIALLVPVLPT, from the coding sequence TTGACGCCGCGGTTTCAGGAGTTGGAAAGGGTTTTTGCCGCCCGGCGAGCAGCCCTGCTGGACGACCCCTCTGGTACGGTGCCGGAGCAGGTATTGGTACTGGAAACGGTAGGTTCCATAAAGGATTTCATTAATGCTGTCAAAAGAATAGATGGTTTGGAATGGATGGCTGAACTGGAAGCAGAATTCGAGCCCGACGAGGACTTTTTCCTTGAAAAAGAGCCGGAAAAGTCTTTGGGCGGGCGCCTTTACCTGGTTCTGTTCAATCAGCAGGCTCTACTATCTCTGCTCTCCCTCTGGAAGCAATACGTAACTGATCCCGGGATACGCTTTCAATATGGACAGAATAAGTGGAAGTCCCTTTTTGAAAACTTGCGCGATATCCGTCCCTGGGACTGGACTGATCGGTTAAGAGATACGGGGATAGAAGATTTCTGGCGGGAACGAGTAGAAGTGGGGGAGGAACGGGTACGATTTGAAGCTGAATTATGGTACAGGCAACACAGGGAAGACCGGCACAGAAGCGAACAAATACTTCGCCAAGTGATTGCGGAACTGGAAGGGCAGGTAATTTCCAGTGCAGTCATACCAGAAATCCACTATCACGGGGTACTGGCGGAGTTGCCCATTGGGAAGATTCAGAATATTTTAGAACGCGTTGATTTGCGTCTCTTGCAGTGCGAGCAGGTCATGTTTTTCCGGCCAATGGGCCAGGCTGAAATCCTTGTTTCTGGGGTTGAACCGTTGCTGGAAGAGGCCGTTCCCAGTCAGGAGGCATCTTTTTTACAAGGTGAAACACCCGTGGTAGCCCTTCTGGATGGATTACCGTTAGAAAATCATCCTTGCCTGGCCGGGCGCCTGATCGTTGATGATCCTGACGGGTGGTCTCGTGAGTATCAGGCCCGTGAACGCAAACATGGCACAGCAATGGCTTCCCTGATTATTCATGGTGATTTAGAAAACAGAGAACCGCCCTTAACGCGACCCATTTATGTCCGGCCTGTTATGAAGCCGAACCCCCTTGACTTTAATGATCCACGTGCAGAAGAAATGCCTTGGGATTGCCTGCCTGTTGATCTTCTACATAGGGCGGTTAAAAGGATCTTTGAAGGAGAAGGCGGGGAGAAACCACAAGCTGGAAACATCAAGATAATCAATTTTTCCATTGGTGACAAAAACAGGCCATTCGACCGGGTTATGAGCCCCTTAGCCCGGTTAATTGATTGGTTGGCCTGGCATTACAATGTTCTGGTGCTGGTGAGCGGTGGAAACCAACGGGACGATCTGGTACTGGATGCATCCCGTGAGCAAGTGGTCAGTATGGCTCCCGAGGTTTTGGAAGAAAAGGTCCTGCAAGCTGTGGTCAAATATGCAAGACAACGGCGCCTGTTGTCACCCGCCGAGGCTATAAATGCCTTGACCGTTGGGGCTACCCACGAAGACACATGTAACAATTTCTATACAGGCTACAGCCTTAACCCTTGCGTTACCAAGGGCATGCCCAGCCCTCTTAACCCTGTCGGATTAGGGTACCGGAGGACTATTAAACCTGAGATATTAATGCCGGGCGGAAAACAACTCTATCAGGAGCGGTATACAGGTAGTGGAACGGAAACCAAGATGGGCATAGTCGTGTCCCCTGGAAGACCGCCCGGCCAAAAAGTGGCTTGGCCTGGACCCAATCGGGGAATTTCGCAAAGCGTGGCTTTTACATGCGGGACCAGCAACGCAACGGCATTGGCCACCCGAACGGCAGCCCAGCTTTATGAATATATAGTCCGGGAATTAAGAAGCGAGCCGGGCGGGGAACAATTGAAGGATCAGCATATCGGGGTGTTGCTCAAGGCTTTGCTGGTTCACGGAGCCGAGTGGGGGGAAGCGTACAGAAGATTTGAACATTTGTTTCGGACCCCTCGAAACGCACAAACCTTCAAGGAGTTCGCGGCTCGCTTCTTTGGTTATGGCCGGGTAAACACGGAAAGGCTGTTTGGCTGTACGGAGCAGCGGGCCACTTTGATCGGATGTGGGCAATTAGGGGATGGGCAGGCTCATATTTACAGAGTACCATTGCCCCCATCTTTGAGCGGACGGCGCGATAATCGCCGATTAATCATCACGCTGGCCTGGTTTACTCCCATTAACATAGGACATCAAGCCTATCGGCGGGCAGCCCTCTGGTTTGAGCCGCCCCTGGGGCCATTGGGTGTCCAAAGACAGGACGCTCACTGGCAAGCGGTGCGGCGGGGAACTGTACAGCATGAGGTTCTTGAAGGGGAAAAAGCTGTTGCTTATACCGACGGCAGTTTTATGGAAATAAAAGTTAACTGCCGGGCTGATGCCGGTCAGTTATCAAATCAAGTTCCTTATGGACTTGCAGTTACGCTGGCGGTGAAGGAAGGGGTAAATCTCCCCATTTACCAGGAAATACGTGAACGGATCGCGTTACTGGTTCCTGTTTTACCTACATGA
- a CDS encoding efflux RND transporter periplasmic adaptor subunit yields MRSIKLSLAIAGAILLIAVVVASIIRGSSTAAVEVKTAQAEERIFEDKVLTTGRIEAFRRAEVVAPFPARLLSLKVKDGDYVAAGQLLGVLDTDEMEKRLGETRAALAVAEAELAQAQTPAALEVAQAEAALKEAEAQFQDARRKLERYRSLFEQGAVPEADLEAAETEYVKAEANRQSAKARLTALQKSHDEKIRVLQARVEQARVAVDNARQEAAKGRLTAPIGGVVLTTAREGTFLQPGTIILTISDRNSLQVVAEVSEQDVRSIAAGQEAEIHWAGSPGKTLPAKVSRVSPAVTRSNIHETENVVRVYLDMERNDILPGATVDVVIHRVKPGKSLLIPNEALLDEGKTKAVFVVEGNLARKRTVTVGRSNELYTEILAGLKPGAAVVVNPKNIKDGQPVRKIQAGAKASD; encoded by the coding sequence TTGCGCAGTATTAAACTCTCGCTGGCCATAGCCGGTGCCATTTTGTTGATTGCTGTGGTGGTGGCCAGTATTATTCGGGGTTCCAGCACTGCCGCGGTAGAGGTTAAAACCGCCCAGGCCGAAGAGAGGATATTTGAGGATAAGGTCCTGACCACAGGCAGGATTGAAGCCTTCCGCCGGGCGGAGGTGGTGGCTCCTTTTCCTGCCAGGCTTTTAAGCTTAAAGGTAAAAGATGGCGACTATGTTGCTGCCGGCCAGTTGCTGGGCGTGCTGGATACAGATGAGATGGAGAAACGGCTCGGGGAAACCCGGGCGGCCCTCGCCGTTGCCGAAGCAGAACTGGCCCAGGCACAAACCCCGGCTGCGCTTGAAGTGGCCCAGGCTGAGGCTGCTCTCAAAGAAGCTGAAGCCCAGTTTCAGGACGCACGCCGGAAATTGGAACGCTATCGCTCCCTGTTCGAGCAGGGCGCCGTTCCAGAAGCCGATTTGGAGGCAGCCGAAACAGAATACGTCAAAGCCGAAGCAAACCGGCAATCAGCCAAGGCGCGTCTAACAGCGCTGCAAAAAAGCCATGACGAAAAGATTAGAGTGCTTCAGGCCCGGGTAGAACAGGCCCGGGTGGCCGTGGACAATGCCCGGCAGGAAGCGGCCAAAGGACGGCTTACCGCTCCCATTGGCGGCGTGGTTCTCACAACGGCCCGGGAAGGAACCTTCCTGCAACCCGGCACCATAATCTTAACCATCAGCGACAGGAATTCCCTTCAGGTGGTAGCCGAAGTAAGCGAGCAGGATGTCCGCAGCATAGCAGCCGGGCAGGAAGCGGAGATCCACTGGGCCGGGAGTCCGGGTAAAACCCTGCCGGCAAAAGTTTCCCGGGTTTCTCCCGCCGTAACCAGAAGTAACATTCATGAAACGGAAAACGTGGTGCGAGTATACCTGGATATGGAGCGAAACGACATTCTGCCCGGAGCTACGGTTGACGTGGTCATCCACCGCGTAAAGCCAGGAAAATCCCTCCTGATACCTAACGAAGCGCTGCTTGACGAAGGTAAGACAAAAGCCGTTTTCGTAGTGGAAGGCAACCTCGCCCGTAAACGCACGGTGACGGTGGGCCGCTCCAACGAACTATACACCGAAATTCTGGCCGGGCTGAAACCGGGGGCTGCGGTAGTTGTTAACCCCAAAAACATTAAAGACGGCCAGCCGGTTCGTAAAATTCAGGCGGGGGCGAAGGCCAGTGATTAA
- a CDS encoding YIP1 family protein: MSENGQIHYGRLKVLTSPGKAFEAIVEQPAFFKSSLLISGVNFLLALVLVPKIQANVLWMIEQGTIPIPPDQVEMMRAVVPKVTAAGSLISALVIPWGVWLVVAALLKLFSAFSAKSTPFRVLFAVAVYGYIPILIGTITATLIALVVPAENLQQVSLSLASFLPHQKSFIYSFLTQCSPFTWWSLILWGTGGAAAMQIRPGGTVAYLFGCWLLFALLSSALAFWKAPTGIG; encoded by the coding sequence ATGAGTGAAAATGGTCAAATACACTACGGGAGGCTTAAAGTGTTGACAAGTCCCGGGAAAGCTTTTGAAGCAATTGTTGAGCAACCAGCCTTTTTCAAATCATCCCTGCTTATCAGCGGAGTAAATTTTCTTCTGGCACTGGTTCTGGTACCCAAAATTCAGGCTAATGTTTTGTGGATGATCGAACAGGGGACAATCCCCATACCACCCGATCAAGTAGAGATGATGCGAGCGGTGGTGCCGAAAGTAACCGCTGCAGGAAGTCTGATCTCTGCCCTGGTGATTCCCTGGGGCGTCTGGCTGGTGGTCGCCGCTTTGCTGAAACTGTTCTCTGCGTTTAGTGCTAAAAGTACCCCCTTCAGAGTTCTTTTTGCCGTAGCCGTTTACGGCTACATCCCCATACTGATCGGTACAATAACAGCAACTCTCATTGCCCTTGTCGTACCGGCGGAAAACCTGCAGCAGGTAAGCCTCAGCCTGGCCTCCTTCTTGCCCCATCAAAAAAGCTTTATTTACTCTTTCCTCACCCAGTGCAGCCCCTTTACCTGGTGGAGCCTGATCCTCTGGGGAACAGGCGGTGCGGCAGCGATGCAGATCCGGCCGGGTGGCACGGTCGCCTACCTCTTCGGGTGCTGGCTGTTGTTTGCCCTGCTCTCATCTGCCCTGGCTTTCTGGAAAGCCCCGACCGGCATCGGCTAG
- a CDS encoding beta/alpha barrel domain-containing protein: MARFAYKYGLTMAVGSLSAFFHDPGCRESFYVAREENPNGIILASVSCGTPVGLVREGVSILEASAVQVHLNTA; encoded by the coding sequence TTGGCGCGCTTTGCATACAAGTACGGCCTGACCATGGCGGTAGGCTCGCTAAGCGCTTTTTTTCATGACCCCGGCTGCCGTGAGTCCTTTTATGTGGCCAGGGAGGAAAATCCTAATGGTATCATTCTTGCAAGCGTCAGTTGCGGGACCCCGGTCGGTTTGGTCCGGGAAGGCGTTAGCATACTGGAGGCCAGTGCAGTTCAGGTTCACCTCAATACTGCCTAG